ACTCCCCATCTGGTCCGCCCGCCACAAGGCATGCGGCAAGGTCGAAACAACCGACTGAACCGCAGCGGTGAGGCTGGATGAGGCGCTGGCAGAGAGAGACATGACGAAATGGAAATAGGGCAAAACTTAAGAGAGAATATATTATACTGTATGTATGTACAGTATAAATTCAATCTGAGTTTAGTCAATTCGGTCAATGTTTCATTCTGTTTGCGGGTGATGGTGTTGTCTGTCCTTGCGTTTTGTTGCCGGGGAGGCAACTCCAGTGCTCGCCTAGCTTAGCCAAGGCTGTGGTGTTGGTTTTGCTGTTGCTTTTGAAGTTGCAGTTGACGTGTTCCGCATTGAGACGTTGCCAAATCCGGCGCGTGTCAGCCGGGAATTGTGAGGGGCATGTTTGAGCCGAAGGCGAGTTTTGCCCCTCACCCGGCTGGCGCGCGCCGGATTTGGGGGCCCGACCGAAGGGAGGGCAACGGCTTTGCGGTCGCCTTTTCTTTGCTTACTTTCTTTTGGCCGGGCCGCGCAGGCAAGCAAAAGAAAGTGAGCGGCTGCCGGGCCGCCCCCGGCTTGCTTCTACGGAGTAGTAACCGTTTTAGCAATGCACAGAACGTTCTTAGCATGCCAAGACATATACTCCGTAGCCCGTTAATTAGGGTCAGAGTAATTTTCGCAAAAGGCTGCGAAAAAAACTCTGACCCTAATTAACTAAGCGAAGAGGAAATAAAACGAAAATCACGCAAGGGCCGTAGATCGCGGCGGCAAATAATCGTGGTGAAAATATCGGACTGAATACTGGCCAGGCCACAGTCACAATCAGATAGCGGCAGCCTGAGTTATCTGGCTATCCCGCGCCGGGCGGAAATAGCCAGCCACCAAATGCGCAAACCACCCCAACCCCGAACACAGCAGAAAATAAATCAAGCCGATAAACATGAATATCTCCGCCGGATAAATCATCACCCGGCTGTTGACCTGCGCCGCCACGAACGACAACTCGCCCACCCCGACGATATACGCCAGAGAGCTATCCTTGATCAAGGTCACCCATTGGTTAACGAAAGACGGCAGCATCATCTGCAAAGCCTGCGGCAGCACGATATGCCGCAGCACCGCCACCCGCGTCATCCCCAGCGACAACCCCGCATCCCACTGACCGCCGCCGACGCCGCTGATCCCCGCATGCACCGAATGCGCCAGATAAGCGCCGCCGACCAGCGCCAAGGCGCACATCACCGACAACACCCCCGGCACGTCGACGTGAAATACAACCGGCAACAGGAAATAAGTCCAGAAAATCAGCATCAGCACCGGAATCGCCCGGAAGAAGCCGATCACCGCCGCCAGCAGAAAATTAAGAAAGCCGCGCGACATCGACAAGCCGATGCCCAGCAACAACCCCAGCACTGCCGACGCCAGCGCCGAGCCCAGGCTTAGCAATACGGTCAAGGCAGCGCCGCCCAGCGGCCCGTCGGGATAAGCGCCCCACAGCAGGTAAGGCAGGTTGTCCGTCAATACGCTGAATTGCATGCTCATCGCCGCGCGCTTCCAGTCACGGCCAGGCGCCGGCGCCGCTGCAGCAATTGCCCGGCCATTTCCAGCGCAGCGATCACCGCGATATAAAACAAGGTCGCGACACCGAAAGCCTGGAAAGTCTTGAAGGTTTGCGCCTCCACCTGGCGCGAGGTATAGGACAGCTCGGCCAGGCCGATCGCCATGGTCAGCGAGGTGTTCTTGATGATATTCATGTACTGTCCCAGCAACGGCGGCAGGGCAATCCACACTGCTTGCGGCAGGATCACATAGCGCAGCACCTGCCAGCGCGTCAGGCCGAGCGCGGCGCCGGCCAGTTGCTGGGCCGCGGCGACGCCACGCATGCCGGCGCGGATTTCTTCGCTTATATAGGCGGCGGAATACAGGCTCAGGCCAATCACGGCGCACAGCAGTTCGAAGGATGGCCAGTTCAGCGCCAGATAGCTGCCGAGCGCCAGGCTATGCACGGTATTGAGCCACTCTACCGAACTCTCCGGTAGCAGGCTGGAGACGCCGAAGTACCAGAAAAACAATTGCACCAGCAGCGGCGTATTGCGGAACAAGGCAAGAAAAGCGGCAGCAGGCAGCGCCAGCCAGCGGCGGTGGTTTGAACGCGCAGCGGCGATCACGATGCCGAGCAAGGTGGAGAGCAGGGCGATCACGGCAGAAATATGCAGCGTCATCCACAAGCCATCCATCAGCCAGCCCAGGTATTTGGGGGGCAGCGCCTGCCCCAGCAACGATTGAAACTCGGTCATTTTTACTTTGCAACCAACTACCGGCCCTTAACGGCCAGGAATAAAAAAACACTGGCAATCGGCAAAGACGGCCAGTGCAAGACAGACATCAGGAGAAAATTGCAGAAGAAAGATCAGTTCTGGCTCAGCTTGGTATCGCCGATCTTGAACAGGCGCGGTAGCGGGGATTTGCTGTTGGGGCCGAACCATTTGTCGTAGATCTTGAGGGCGGTGCCATCCTTTTCAAATTCACGCAGGGTGTCGTTGAGCGTATTCACCAGCCGGGTTTCGCCCTTGGGCACGCCGACGCCTTCGTATTCCTCGGAAATGGCGAAAGCCGGGATTTCATATTTTTCCTTGTCCGGAATATTGGCCAGTAGCGCAATCAGCTTGGAGCCATCCTGGGTGATCGCCTGCACATTGCCATTGCGCAGGGCGGCCAGGGCGAACGGCGTATCGTCGTACAGCACGACCTTGGCGGCCGGATATTTTTCGCGCAAGGTGGTTTCCATGGTGGTGCCTTTGTCGGTGCCTATACGCAGCTCAGGGATCTGGGAAGCCGTTTTCAGCACGCCTTTCCTGGTCAGGAACTGCTGGCCGGAAGCGAAGTAGGGGATGCTGAAATCGATCACCTGGGCGCGCTCGGGATTGATGGTGAAATTGGCGAACACCAGGTCGACTTTGCCCGATGTCAGCAAGGGAATCCGGTTGGCCGGATTGGTCGGCACCAGTGCGACCTTGACGCCGAGTTTCCTGGCGACGGCATTGGCGTAATCGACATCCAGGCCGATGATCTTGTTGGTCTTCTGGTCGACAAAGCCGAACGGCGGATTGCCGTCGAAGGTGGCCACGCGCAGCACGCCGGCTTTCTTGATGTCGTCCAGTTTGTCGGCATGGGCCAGGCCGGACAGCAGCGTCAGGCCGGCGAATAAGATGGCAGTTGATTTCATATTGTTTTGGTCCCTGGTAGATGTTCCCGTTTGTTTCCATTGTTCAGGCCGTTCGAAAAATCGAGCGCCATGCAGGGCAGATTAACAAAACAAAATCACTGAGTGAACGACCAAAGTCGCATTTGATTATTACAAGTTTGCAAGCGATGCCGGGGTGAGCGACAGGCTTGAGGCGAAACATCGTTAGAATAAGGAAAATAACCACCCAGGAGCATGGAAATGGCAGTCAGCAAGAAAGTCGCATTAGTCACCGGCGCCGGTTCCGGCATCGGCAAGCACATCGCCCTGGCGCTGCTGCGCAACGATTACACCGTGGTGCTGGCGGGACGCCGCAGCGCCGCCCTGGAAGAAACCATGGCGGCCGCCGGCATGCTGGCGGCGCATGCCTTGGCGGTGCCGGCCGATGTCAGCGACCCGGCGTCTGTGAAGATGCTGTTTGCCAAGGTCAGCGAACAGTTCGGCCGCCTGGATCTGCTGTTCAACAATGCCGGCATCTTCACTAAATCGGCGTCATTGGAGGAGGTTGATTTCGCCCAGTGGAAGGCATCGGTCGACGTCAACCTGACTGGCGCCTTCCTGTGCACGCAGGAAGCGTTCAAGATCATGAAGGCGCAAACGCCGGGCGGCGGCCGCATCATCAACAATGGCTCGATCGCCGCGCATGTGCCGCGGCCGAATTCGGTGGCCTATACCGCCACCAAGCACGCGATTACGGGCCTGACCAAGTCGACTTCGCTGGATGGCCGCAAATACAATATAGCCTGCGGCCAGATCGATATCGGCAATGCCGCCACCGACATGACGGAACGGATGGAGCAGGGCATCCTGCAAGCCAATGGC
The sequence above is a segment of the Collimonas sp. PA-H2 genome. Coding sequences within it:
- a CDS encoding amino acid ABC transporter permease is translated as MQFSVLTDNLPYLLWGAYPDGPLGGAALTVLLSLGSALASAVLGLLLGIGLSMSRGFLNFLLAAVIGFFRAIPVLMLIFWTYFLLPVVFHVDVPGVLSVMCALALVGGAYLAHSVHAGISGVGGGQWDAGLSLGMTRVAVLRHIVLPQALQMMLPSFVNQWVTLIKDSSLAYIVGVGELSFVAAQVNSRVMIYPAEIFMFIGLIYFLLCSGLGWFAHLVAGYFRPARDSQITQAAAI
- a CDS encoding amino acid ABC transporter permease → MTEFQSLLGQALPPKYLGWLMDGLWMTLHISAVIALLSTLLGIVIAAARSNHRRWLALPAAAFLALFRNTPLLVQLFFWYFGVSSLLPESSVEWLNTVHSLALGSYLALNWPSFELLCAVIGLSLYSAAYISEEIRAGMRGVAAAQQLAGAALGLTRWQVLRYVILPQAVWIALPPLLGQYMNIIKNTSLTMAIGLAELSYTSRQVEAQTFKTFQAFGVATLFYIAVIAALEMAGQLLQRRRRLAVTGSARR
- a CDS encoding ABC transporter substrate-binding protein; this translates as MKSTAILFAGLTLLSGLAHADKLDDIKKAGVLRVATFDGNPPFGFVDQKTNKIIGLDVDYANAVARKLGVKVALVPTNPANRIPLLTSGKVDLVFANFTINPERAQVIDFSIPYFASGQQFLTRKGVLKTASQIPELRIGTDKGTTMETTLREKYPAAKVVLYDDTPFALAALRNGNVQAITQDGSKLIALLANIPDKEKYEIPAFAISEEYEGVGVPKGETRLVNTLNDTLREFEKDGTALKIYDKWFGPNSKSPLPRLFKIGDTKLSQN
- a CDS encoding SDR family oxidoreductase encodes the protein MAVSKKVALVTGAGSGIGKHIALALLRNDYTVVLAGRRSAALEETMAAAGMLAAHALAVPADVSDPASVKMLFAKVSEQFGRLDLLFNNAGIFTKSASLEEVDFAQWKASVDVNLTGAFLCTQEAFKIMKAQTPGGGRIINNGSIAAHVPRPNSVAYTATKHAITGLTKSTSLDGRKYNIACGQIDIGNAATDMTERMEQGILQANGQVAVEPTMAVENVANAVLYMASLPLDANVQFMTVMATNMPFIGRG